From Streptomyces sp. 6-11-2, one genomic window encodes:
- a CDS encoding class I SAM-dependent methyltransferase: MLTVDFSRFPLAPGDRVLDLGCGAGRHAFECYRRGARVVALDRNGEEIREVAKWFAAMKEAGEAPQGATATAMEGDALALPFPDDSFDVVIISEVMEHIPDDKGVLAEMVRVLRPGGRIAVTVPRYGPEKVCWALSDAYHEVEGGHIRIYKADELLARMREAGLKPYGTHHAHALHSPYWWLKCAFGVDNDQVLPVRAYHKLLVWDIMKKPLATRVAEQALNPLIGKSFVAYATKPRLPATAGGAEA, from the coding sequence CCTCGGATGCGGTGCCGGCCGGCACGCGTTCGAGTGCTACCGGCGTGGGGCCCGGGTCGTGGCGCTGGACCGCAACGGCGAGGAGATCCGCGAGGTCGCCAAGTGGTTCGCGGCGATGAAGGAGGCCGGGGAGGCGCCGCAAGGGGCGACCGCGACGGCCATGGAGGGCGACGCGCTGGCGCTGCCCTTCCCCGACGACTCCTTCGACGTCGTCATCATCTCTGAGGTGATGGAGCACATCCCCGACGACAAGGGCGTCCTCGCCGAGATGGTCCGGGTGCTCCGGCCGGGCGGGCGGATCGCGGTCACCGTGCCGCGCTACGGTCCCGAGAAGGTCTGCTGGGCCCTGTCCGACGCCTACCACGAGGTGGAGGGCGGCCACATCCGCATCTACAAGGCCGACGAACTCCTCGCCAGAATGCGCGAGGCGGGCCTGAAGCCCTACGGCACCCATCACGCGCACGCGCTGCACTCGCCGTACTGGTGGCTGAAGTGCGCGTTCGGCGTCGACAACGACCAGGTGCTGCCGGTGCGGGCGTACCACAAGCTGCTGGTCTGGGACATCATGAAGAAACCGCTGGCCACCCGGGTGGCCGAGCAGGCGCTGAACCCGCTGATCGGCAAGAGCTTCGTGGCGTACGCGACCAAGCCGCGGCTGCCCGCCACGGCCGGGGGCGCCGAAGCGTGA
- a CDS encoding prenyltransferase translates to MTTPRTEHLVLPGVLTAGQAAATVRGILAVQREDGAIPWFRGHHLDPWDHVEAAMALDAAGEHEAAERAYAWLARHQLQDGSWYAAYADGAHDDVTDRRRETNFVAYTAVGVWHHYLSTGDDAFLDRMWPVVYAAIEFVLRLQQPGGQIGWKREDDGTDTADALLTGCSSVHHALCCALAIAEQREEPQPDWELAVGTLRHAIRAHPERFLDKDRYSMDWYYPVLGGALTGAEAKARITEGWDRFVVPGLGVRCVVPNPWVTGGESAELALTLWAVGESDHALAVLQSIQHLRDPDTGLYWTGYVFEDDAVWPRELTTWTAGSLLLAVAALGGHEATCTVFAAGDRLPRGLDTDCCG, encoded by the coding sequence GTGACGACTCCCCGGACAGAACACCTCGTCCTGCCCGGGGTCCTCACCGCCGGGCAGGCCGCCGCGACCGTACGCGGCATACTCGCCGTCCAGCGGGAGGACGGGGCGATCCCGTGGTTCCGCGGTCACCACCTCGACCCGTGGGACCACGTCGAGGCGGCGATGGCGCTGGACGCGGCCGGCGAGCACGAGGCCGCCGAGCGCGCCTACGCGTGGCTGGCCCGCCATCAGCTCCAGGACGGCTCCTGGTACGCGGCCTACGCCGACGGGGCGCACGACGACGTCACCGACCGCCGCCGGGAGACCAACTTCGTCGCCTACACGGCCGTAGGGGTCTGGCACCACTACCTCTCGACGGGCGACGACGCCTTCCTGGACCGCATGTGGCCCGTCGTGTACGCGGCGATCGAGTTCGTGCTGCGGCTCCAGCAGCCCGGCGGGCAGATCGGCTGGAAGCGGGAGGACGACGGCACGGACACCGCGGACGCGCTGCTGACCGGGTGCTCCTCGGTCCACCACGCCCTGTGCTGTGCGCTGGCCATCGCGGAGCAGCGTGAAGAGCCGCAACCGGACTGGGAGTTGGCGGTCGGCACGCTCCGGCACGCGATCCGCGCGCACCCGGAGCGGTTCCTGGACAAGGACCGCTACTCCATGGACTGGTACTACCCGGTGCTGGGCGGCGCGCTGACCGGCGCGGAGGCGAAGGCGCGCATAACGGAGGGCTGGGACCGCTTCGTGGTGCCCGGACTCGGGGTGCGCTGCGTCGTCCCCAACCCGTGGGTGACGGGCGGGGAGTCGGCCGAACTCGCCCTGACCCTGTGGGCGGTGGGCGAATCCGACCACGCCCTGGCCGTGCTCCAGTCCATCCAGCACCTGCGCGACCCGGACACCGGCCTGTACTGGACGGGCTACGTCTTCGAGGACGACGCCGTGTGGCCCCGCGAACTGACCACGTGGACCGCCGGATCCCTCCTCCTCGCGGTGGCCGCGCTCGGCGGCCACGAGGCCACCTGCACGGTCTTCGCGGCGGGCGACCGCCTGCCGCGGGGCCTCGACACGGACTGCTGCGGCTGA